The window CTGGCCGTGCCCGGTGGCAAGGTCGACGGTCGCAACCATATCGCCGATGCCTTGCAGCGCGGCGCGGCGGCGGTCGCCTATGAGGCCGAAGGCGCTACCGTGCTGCCGATCACCGATGTTCCGCTGATTCCGGTCAAGGGCCTGGTCGCGCAGTTGTCGGAAATTGCCGGACGCTTCTATGGCGAGCCGAGCCGACAACTGAACCTGGTGGGCGTCACCGGTACCAACGGCAAGACCAGCGTCAGCCAACTGGTGGCGCAGGCCCTGGACCTGCTCGGCCAGCGTTGTGGCATTCTCGGTACCCTGGGCAGCGGCTTTCATGGTGCATTGAACAGCGGCATGCTCACCACGCCGGATCCTATCGCGGTGCAGGCGACCCTGGCGGACCTCAAGAGCGCCGGTGCCAAGGCGGTGGCCATGGAGGTCTCCTCCCATGGCCTCGACCAGGGCCGGGTCAGCGCCCTGGCGTTCGACGTGGCGGTGTTGACCAACCTTTCGCGCGACCATCTCGATTACCACGGCACCATGCAGGCCTATGGTGCGGCCAAGGCCAAGCTGTTCGACTGGGCCAACCTGCGTTGCCGGGTGATCAACCTCGACGACGACTTCGGCCGGCAACTGGCGGCCGGCGAGCATGAATCGCGGCTGATCACCTACAGCCTGCTGGACAGCAGCGCCTACCTGTATTGCCGCAACGCACAGTTCGGCGATGAAGGCGTGCGCGCCACGCTGGTGACCCCGCAAGGCGAGTACCACCTGCGCAGCACGCTGCTTGGCCGTTTCAACCTGAGCAACGTGCTGGCCGCGGTCGGTGCGCTGCTGGGGCTGGACTACGCCCTGGATGAAATCCTGCGGGTATTGCCGCAGCTGGAAGGCCCGGCTGGTCGCATGCAGCGGCTGGGCGGTGGCACGCGGCCGCTGGTGGTGGTCGACTACGCACATACACCGGATGCCTTGGAAAAGGTCCTGCTGGCCCTGCGCCCACACGCCAAGGGCCAGTTGCGTTGCCTGTTCGGCTGCGGCGGTGACCGCGATCGCGGCAAGCGCCCGCTGATGGCCGAGCTGGCCGAGCGCCTGGCCGACAGCGTGCTGGTGACCGACGACAACCCGCGTACCGAAGATCCCCTGCAGATCTTCGACGACATTCGCCCCGGCTTCAGTGCCCCCGATGCCGTGCGCTTCGTGGCCGGTCGTGGCCTGGCGATTGCCGAGCTGGTCGCTGCCGCCAGTGTTGACGACGTGCTCGTCCTGGCCGGCAAGGGACATGAGGACTACCAGGAGATCAACGGCGAGCGCCACGCCTTCTCCGACCTGGTCGAAGCCGCCAAGGCTCTGGATGCCTGGGAGGCCGCCAATGCTTGAAGCCATGAAACTGAGCGCTGTCGCCAATGCCTTGTCCGGTCGCCTGAGTGCGGCCGATGCCAGTTTTACCGGGGTGAGTATCGACAGCCGGTCGATCCAGCCTGGCCAGTTGTTCGTTGCCCTGACCGGACCTCGTTTCGACGGGCATGATTACCTGGATGACGTGGCGGCCAAGGGGGCTGTCGCGGCGCTGGTGGAACGTGAAGTCGCCGACAGCCAGTTGCCGCAACTGGTGGTGCGCGATACCCGCCTGGCCCTGGGGCAACTGGGGGCGTTGAATCGTGCCTTGTTCAACCAGCCGGTGGCCGCAGTGACCGGTTCCAGTGGCAAGACCACGGTCAAGGAGATGCTGGCGAGCATTCTGCGCACCCGTGGCCTGGTTCTGGCGACCCGTGGCAACCTGAACAATGACCTGGGCGTGCCGCTGACCCTGCTCGAACTGGCTGCGGAGCACAGTGCTGCGGTGATTGAGCTGGGCGCTTCACGCATCGGCGAAATCGCCTACACCGTTGCCATGACCAGGCCGCACGTGGCGATCCTGAACAATGCCGGAACCGCCCATGTCGGCGAGTTCGGTGGCCCGGAGAAAATCGTCGAGGCCAAGGGCGAGATCATCGAGGGCCTGCAGGCCGACGGCACCGCCGTGCTCAACCTGGACGACAAGGCCTTCCCGATCTGGAGGGCCCGCGCCGGCGAGCGCAAGGTGCTGACCTTCGCCCTGGACAACGACGCCGCCGATTTCCATGCCCGCGCGGTTTCCCGTGATGCGCGTGGCTGCCCGCAGTTCGAGCTGCACGGTCCGCAAGGTTCGGCAACGGTCCAGCTGAACCTGCTGGGTACCCACAACGTCGCCAATGCCCTGGCTGCTGCTGCCGCCGCCCATGCGCTGGGTGTGTCCCTGCCGGGCATCGTCGCTGGCCTGGAAGCGGTCCAGCCGGTGAAGGGTCGGACGGTAGCGCAATTGGCAATCAATGGCATTCGTGTAATTGACGATACCTACAACGCGAACCCCACCTCAATGTGCGCCGCCGTTGATATACTCGCCGGCTTTTCCGGCCGCACCGTCCTGGTGCTCGGAGATATCGGCGAGTTGGGCGAGTGGGCGGAGCAGGGGCATCGTGAAGTAGGGGCTTACGCCTCAGGCAAGGTTTCCGCGCTGTATGCGGTGGGACCGATGATGGCCCACGCCGTCGACGCATTTGGCCAGCACGCTCGTCATTTCGCCACCCAGGCCGATCTGATCGAGGCGCTTGGCGCCGAACAAGACACCAATACCACCATTTTGATCAAGGGTTCGCGCAGCGCGGCGATGGAGAACATCGTGGCGGCTCTGTGCGGGCCTGCGCCTCATATCAAGGGAGAGACGCATTAATGCTGCTGCTGCTAGCGGAGTACCTGCAACAGTTCTACAAAGGCTTCGCGGTCTTCCAGTACCTGACCCTGCGCGGGATTCTCGGGGTGCTGACCGCGCTGTCTCTGTCGCTGTTCCTGGGCCCGTGGATGATTCGTACCCTGCAGAGCCTGCAGATCGGCCAGGCAGTTCGCAACGACGGCCCGCAATCGCACCTGTCCAAGTCCGGTACGCCGACCATGGGTGGTGCGCTGATCCTGTCGTCCATCGGTGTCAGCACCCTGCTGTGGGCCGACCTGCACAATCGTTATGTCTGGGTGGTCCTGCTGGTGACCCTGCTGTTCGGCGCCATCGGTTGGGTCGATGAC of the Pseudomonas vanderleydeniana genome contains:
- a CDS encoding UDP-N-acetylmuramoyl-L-alanyl-D-glutamate--2,6-diaminopimelate ligase, producing MSLSLNKIFPHAGRDLLIRELALDSRKVRAGDLFLAVPGGKVDGRNHIADALQRGAAAVAYEAEGATVLPITDVPLIPVKGLVAQLSEIAGRFYGEPSRQLNLVGVTGTNGKTSVSQLVAQALDLLGQRCGILGTLGSGFHGALNSGMLTTPDPIAVQATLADLKSAGAKAVAMEVSSHGLDQGRVSALAFDVAVLTNLSRDHLDYHGTMQAYGAAKAKLFDWANLRCRVINLDDDFGRQLAAGEHESRLITYSLLDSSAYLYCRNAQFGDEGVRATLVTPQGEYHLRSTLLGRFNLSNVLAAVGALLGLDYALDEILRVLPQLEGPAGRMQRLGGGTRPLVVVDYAHTPDALEKVLLALRPHAKGQLRCLFGCGGDRDRGKRPLMAELAERLADSVLVTDDNPRTEDPLQIFDDIRPGFSAPDAVRFVAGRGLAIAELVAAASVDDVLVLAGKGHEDYQEINGERHAFSDLVEAAKALDAWEAANA
- a CDS encoding UDP-N-acetylmuramoyl-tripeptide--D-alanyl-D-alanine ligase, coding for MLEAMKLSAVANALSGRLSAADASFTGVSIDSRSIQPGQLFVALTGPRFDGHDYLDDVAAKGAVAALVEREVADSQLPQLVVRDTRLALGQLGALNRALFNQPVAAVTGSSGKTTVKEMLASILRTRGLVLATRGNLNNDLGVPLTLLELAAEHSAAVIELGASRIGEIAYTVAMTRPHVAILNNAGTAHVGEFGGPEKIVEAKGEIIEGLQADGTAVLNLDDKAFPIWRARAGERKVLTFALDNDAADFHARAVSRDARGCPQFELHGPQGSATVQLNLLGTHNVANALAAAAAAHALGVSLPGIVAGLEAVQPVKGRTVAQLAINGIRVIDDTYNANPTSMCAAVDILAGFSGRTVLVLGDIGELGEWAEQGHREVGAYASGKVSALYAVGPMMAHAVDAFGQHARHFATQADLIEALGAEQDTNTTILIKGSRSAAMENIVAALCGPAPHIKGETH